A region from the Pyrinomonadaceae bacterium genome encodes:
- the tnpA gene encoding IS200/IS605 family transposase, with translation MGSTFFSLHYHLVFSTKERRPFIKSEWQPRLHAYLGGIIKGMHGLPEIVGGVDDHVHILASLRPVHCIADVLRDLKKESSTWAKENFDRRFTWQEGYAAFTVSPTATDSVRRYIATQEAHHHKHSFVAELTELLNGAGIEFDEKYLL, from the coding sequence ATGGGCTCAACCTTCTTCAGCCTGCACTATCACCTCGTGTTCTCGACCAAAGAACGAAGACCTTTCATCAAGTCCGAATGGCAGCCACGTCTTCATGCCTACCTCGGCGGGATCATTAAAGGAATGCACGGTTTGCCCGAGATTGTCGGGGGAGTTGACGATCATGTCCATATCCTGGCGAGTCTCAGGCCAGTGCACTGCATTGCCGATGTCCTTCGCGACTTGAAGAAGGAGTCGTCCACGTGGGCTAAGGAGAATTTTGATCGCAGATTCACGTGGCAGGAGGGTTATGCAGCGTTCACAGTAAGCCCCACGGCGACCGACTCGGTGCGGCGGTACATTGCCACGCAAGAGGCGCATCATCATAAACATTCCTTTGTTGCTGAATTGACAGAGCTTCTCAATGGCGCGGGTATCGAATTTGACGAGAAATATCTATTGTGA
- a CDS encoding dienelactone hydrolase family protein yields the protein MCTSDNCNEDRRSFLVGATAAVIGVAVSPKISAQQPPPTNALSDESVLQNMVSFKSGADTIEGYLARPKKPGRFRAVVVLHGNLHLPEDHRYTAAQLAQAGFVSLAIKRFSRTPDLTMAELNRSDREDRRYLSGAFSQQELRDAQAAINYLKSLPQVKRGGVGMVGFCGGGYQSLMLATKSRDVDAVVAFYAPPVLLEQFQTPNDRKPNVMDVVKEIKVPIQGHYGTADYAIKVTEVQNFEQALRAQRTPAEFFYYEGARHAFCDYTRGSYDPEAAKLAKSRMLDFLKRRLK from the coding sequence ATGTGTACCAGCGACAATTGTAATGAGGACCGGCGATCGTTCCTCGTCGGCGCCACCGCCGCGGTTATCGGTGTCGCGGTCTCGCCAAAGATAAGCGCGCAGCAGCCGCCACCAACAAACGCCTTAAGCGACGAAAGCGTTCTTCAGAACATGGTCTCGTTCAAAAGTGGCGCGGATACCATCGAGGGCTATCTCGCGCGTCCTAAAAAACCCGGAAGGTTTCGCGCCGTTGTGGTGCTTCATGGAAATCTTCATCTGCCGGAAGACCATCGTTATACCGCGGCTCAATTGGCGCAAGCCGGTTTCGTAAGCCTCGCCATCAAGCGTTTCTCCCGCACGCCCGACCTGACAATGGCTGAGCTCAATCGATCGGATCGAGAAGACCGGCGCTACCTCAGCGGTGCTTTTAGCCAGCAGGAACTTCGAGATGCGCAAGCGGCGATCAACTACCTAAAGTCTCTACCTCAGGTGAAGCGTGGCGGCGTTGGCATGGTTGGTTTTTGTGGCGGCGGCTATCAAAGTCTGATGCTGGCCACCAAGTCTCGCGACGTCGATGCGGTGGTCGCGTTCTATGCCCCGCCCGTTCTGCTTGAACAGTTTCAAACACCTAATGATCGCAAACCGAATGTCATGGACGTGGTAAAGGAGATCAAGGTTCCGATCCAGGGTCATTATGGAACTGCTGATTATGCGATTAAGGTCACTGAGGTGCAGAACTTTGAGCAAGCGTTACGAGCGCAACGCACGCCCGCGGAGTTCTTTTATTACGAAGGAGCCCGCCACGCGTTCTGTGACTACACTCGCGGTAGCTATGATCCAGAGGCTGCGAAGCTGGCCAAGAGTCGGATGTTGGATTTTCTCAAGCGGCGGCTGAAGTAA